AGCGCATGGCCGCTTGCAGGCCGTTGGCGCACCAAGCGCTGTGTTGCGCAGCGAATTGATTGAAGCGGCTTATGAAGTGCCAATTCAGCTGATCGAACATCCTAACCATAACTTACCGCTGGTGATGCTTCAACCACAGCGCAAGGAACCAGCATGGCCCAATTAATTCTATTCACGGGCGGCGCTCGCAGCGGCAAAAGCTGGCGAGCTGAACAATATGCCAGTCAACAAGCCGAGCATATCGTTTATATCGCCACTGCTCAGGCTGGCGATGCTGAAATGCAACACCGGATTGACCTGCACCAATCCCAACGCCCCAGCCATTGGCAAACCATCGAAGCACCACTGGTGGCCAGCCAAACTCTAGCGCAACTCCCAATTGGTAGCGTGGTGTTGCTCGATTGTCTAACCTTGCTGGTGAGCAACCTGTTGCTTGCCAATGAAATCCGGCCCGAACCGATAGTGCAAGCCGAAATTCAGGCAATCTTGGCGGCTCAGCAAGCCCGTGATTTACACTTGATTGTTGTGACCAATGAAGTTGGTATGGGCATTGTACCCGCCTATGCCTTGGGTCGAGTCTATCGCGACCTGATTGGGCGGGCCAACCAGCAAATCGCCGCCGCTGCCAACGCAGTTTATCTGGTTGTAGCGGGCATGCCCATCGACATTCGCCAACTGCAAGCAGCGTGGGCCAAGTAATGCAACATCCAATTCATGGCGCAATTGATTATGCTGAATTGCAGCAACGTGGGCTTGCAGCTAACCAAATCGACGATTTCAGCAGCAATGTTAACCCGCTTGGCACGCCGAGTTTTGTTCGTGAAGCCTTGGCAACTATTGATTTGGCACATTACCCTGATCGTCAATCGTTGGCGTTGCGTGCGGCCTTGGCCAAACACCATGCTTGTGAAATTGAACAGATTTTGATTGGCAATGGCAGCAATGAGTTAATTCATTTGATTGCGCGGGCTTTGCTGCAACCGAACGATGCTGTTTTACTCATCGAGCCAACTTTTGGTGAATATGCCTATGCTAGCAGTTTGGCGGGCGCTCAATTGCTGCACTATCGGGCAACTGCCGAAACTGGCTTTGCGATTGATGTTGTGGCTTGTTGTCATTTGATCAATCAATATCGCCCACGCTTGATTTGGCTGTGCAATCCTAACAATCCAACTGGCATGTATTTGGATTCTGAAGCGATTGAACAACTGCAAGCCGCCTGTGCCGCAGTT
This sequence is a window from Herpetosiphon gulosus. Protein-coding genes within it:
- the cobU gene encoding bifunctional adenosylcobinamide kinase/adenosylcobinamide-phosphate guanylyltransferase, producing the protein MAQLILFTGGARSGKSWRAEQYASQQAEHIVYIATAQAGDAEMQHRIDLHQSQRPSHWQTIEAPLVASQTLAQLPIGSVVLLDCLTLLVSNLLLANEIRPEPIVQAEIQAILAAQQARDLHLIVVTNEVGMGIVPAYALGRVYRDLIGRANQQIAAAANAVYLVVAGMPIDIRQLQAAWAK